The DNA segment CCCGGCATCGGTCTGGCGGCGCCGCAGGTGGGCGTGAGCCTGCGGCTCATCGTCGTGGATATCTCCCATGGCGACTTCAAGGACCGCCTCTATGTGATGGCCAACCCGGAAGTGATCGAGACAGCCGCCGAAACCGATCGCTGCGAGGAGGGGTGCCTGAGCGTGCCCGATTTCACGGAATCGGTGGTCCGCCCGCGCTGGGCCCGCATCCGCGGCCAGGACCTGCAGGGCAACACCTACGAGGTGGACGCCCATGACCTGCTGGCCCGCTGTTTTCTCCACGAGATCGACCACCTCGACGGGGTGCTGTTCGTCGACCGGATCATGGCGTTCCGCCGCCGGCTGGCCCGGCAGCGTCTCAAGAAACACTTCGGCACCGTTTCTCTCCCCGACGCCACATTGGCCCTCTGAATCCCTTACGCGCAACGGCGGAAATCTGGGATAATAGCGCAGCCCCACCCGGGCGGAGGCCGTATGCGCATCGCGTTCATGGGTTCCAGCGAATTTTCCGTCACTTCGCTGGCCGCGCTCGTCGACACCGGCGAGACGGTGGCCGCGGTGATCACCCAGCCCGACCGGCCGGCGGGCCGCGGTCTCAGGGTAACGCCGTCACCGGTGAAGCAGTTCGCGACGGCGCAG comes from the Acidobacteriota bacterium genome and includes:
- the def gene encoding peptide deformylase — its product is MILPIKVYGDPVLRRKAAPVNAFDDALTRLAADMAETMYHAPGIGLAAPQVGVSLRLIVVDISHGDFKDRLYVMANPEVIETAAETDRCEEGCLSVPDFTESVVRPRWARIRGQDLQGNTYEVDAHDLLARCFLHEIDHLDGVLFVDRIMAFRRRLARQRLKKHFGTVSLPDATLAL